A section of the Aricia agestis chromosome 4, ilAriAges1.1, whole genome shotgun sequence genome encodes:
- the LOC121726636 gene encoding kinesin-like protein Klp98A isoform X1 — MASVKVAVRVRPFNQREKDMNAKLIVQMDGKKTRLLTVKNSKEQNDGTREKYKDFTFDYSYWSYDHNDPHYASQEQVFSDLGLDVIESAFSGYNACVFAYGQTGSGKTFTMMGSPESQGLIPRICRQLFSRVAAGKEGGASYRTEVSYLEIYNERVKDLLAADAGHSLRVREHPQRGPYVQDLSKHLVSDYDDIQECMQRGNQQRTTASTQMNDVSSRSHAIFTVTFVQASYLPHNNLPSETASKVHLVDLAGSERADATGATGQRLVEGAHINKSLVTLGSVISALAEAAHTDSRNSKSKKVFIPYRDSVLTWLLKDSLGGNSKTIMIAAISPADVNYGETLSTLRYANRAKNIINKPTVNEDPNVKLIRELRQEIDKLRAQIDHNTDPVQMEPAMLATLQRKEAQEKVLTERWTEKWRETQQILHEQKALGLRKSGLGVVLDSDMPHLVGIDDNLLSTGVTLYHLKEGETVIGSAELSPAPDIVIAGAGVLALHSRVTLRDGEATICPAPGAQCWLNTVPLDRPAKLSQGCILLLGRTNMFRYNDPAEAAKLRQEGAHAMNLSRLSLLSWSATDLAASTENLNATLSDLESEIRCDRLSAQRAELERERQQFAAQQEERQRRWRAEREQLRQAQQQLDEERAAMESEYSAACRRLAGDWRALERGWAVRRRALRSRQRELSARARDHKHQAADVAAQIEKEDAVVSELQAQVDAKKKDLEEFIEKKISELVARGGDLESFEASPDSPASETSTECLMHLLRQCEPVAADGITQTVERHKRELDELSRELSGRVAAVAARRVKLERLHADLALLAARQRGLARALAVSECESEVPSSEGMKRSKSELVLRRRDPAPRPPPSDTLSADERDHYRAKRLSLSLSLEPLPLAGSELQSPDTFHTASSSPRQPLSPEEAPTEAPSEGPTEAPSLRGAQSESSLPTPSTTEASALPSDPAPDFRLGPADDSDELSSTEDYNRNRVVEGQSSSSVERSPEERPRARYRRRLEARGRRPATEAEALRAMQRLCTRIAAQKTTVIQSLENDCSKEELNRQIAVLQELQKKYVRLEMALQYSLFERERARAVPPIQETPSLTPSETDPPPANGHAEPLRLGNNQNEVEASDNMSTSADELPTWSDPLRAVGPPRVDTAHAHTHDDDVTEIPPTISNYPVDGLYHPINFADVVCVPGWVTRGAGARTHHEYEVRVRVGRVAWQLLRRYRRFRDLYLGARAIYGDKVAAIPFPGRALWSSEALARARRPQLEQFLVRLLSTCAADARCPLHADPLTRDSLVAFSPFFRKGVFESGKCGTG; from the exons GAGTCGCAGGGTCTGATCCCGCGCATCTGCCGTCAGTTGTTCTCGCGCGTGGCGGCGGGCAAGGAGGGCGGCGCCTCCTACCGCACCGAGGTCAGCTACCTCGAGATCTACAACGAGCGGGTCAAGGACCTGCTGGCGGCCGACGCGGGCCACAGCCTGCGAGTCCGCGAGCACCCGCAGCGCGGGCCTTACGTCCAGGACCTGTCCAAACACCTCGTGTCGGACTATGATGATATACAG GAGTGCATGCAACGCGGCAACCAGCAGCGCACCACGGCGTCAACGCAGATGAACGACGTGTCGTCCCGCTCGCACGCCATATTCACCGTCACCTTCGTGCAGGCCTCCTACCTGCCGCACAACAACCTGCCCAGTGAGACCGCCTCTAAGGTCCATCTTGTGGATCTCGCTGGCAG CGAGCGCGCGGACGCGACGGGCGCGACGGGCCAGCGGCTGGTGGAGGGCGCGCACATCAACAAGTCACTGGTTACGCTTGGCTCCGTCATCTCCGCGCTCGCCGAGGCCGCGCACACTGACA GTCGTAACTCAAAGTCGAAGAAGGTGTTTATTCCGTACCGTGACTCCGTGCTGACATGGCTGCTGAAAGACTCGCTCGGTGGCAATTCCAAGACCATCATGATTGCCGCG ATCTCGCCGGCGGACGTGAACTACGGCGAGACGCTGTCGACGCTGCGGTACGCGAACCGCGCCAAGAACATCATCAACAAGCCCACCGTCAACGAGGACCCTAACGTCAAGCTCATCCGCGAGCTGCGGCAGGAGATCGACAAGCTGCGCGCGCAGATCGATCACAATACG GATCCCGTGCAAATGGAGCCGGCGATGCTGGCGACGCTGCAGCGGAAGGAGGCGCAGGAGAAGGTGCTGACGGAGCGGTGGACGGAGAAGTGGCGCGAGACGCAGCAGATCCTGCATGAGCAGAAGGCGCTGGGGCTGCGCAAGAGCGGGCTGGGCGTCGTGCTCGACTCCGACATGCCGCATCTCGTCGGCATCGACGACAACTTGTTGTCTACCGGCGTCACGCTGTATCATCTCAAG GAGGGCGAGACGGTGATCGGCAGCGCGGAGCTGTCCCCGGCGCCGGACATCGTGATAGCGGGCGCGGGCGTGCTGGCGCTGCACAGCCGCGTCACGCTGCGCGACGGCGAGGCCACCATCTGCCCGGCGCCCGGCGCGCAGTGCTGGCTCAACACCGTCCCGCTCGACCGGCCCGCTAAGCTCAGCCAGGGCTGCATCCTGCTGCTGGGCCGCACCAACATGTTCCGCTACAACGACCCCGCCGAGGCCGCCAAGCTGCGGCAGGAGGGTGCGCACGCCATGAACCTGTCGCGCCTGTCCCTGCTGTCTTGGTCCGCCACCGACCTCGCCGCCTCCACTGAGAACCTCAACGCTACGCTCTC AGACCTGGAGAGCGAGATCCGGTGCGACCGTCTGTCGGCGCAGCGCGCGGAGCTGGAGCGCGAGCGGCAGCAGTTCGCGGCGCAGCAGGAGGAGCGGCAGCGGCGTTGGCGGGCCGAGCGCGAGCAGCTGCGGCAGGCCCAGCAGCAGTTGGACGAA GAGCGAGCAGCTATGGAATCGGAGTACAGCGCGGCGTGCCGGCGGCTTGCGGGCGACTGGCGTGCGCTGGAGCGGGGCTGGGCGGTGCGACGCCGCGCGCTGCGGTCCCGACAGCGGGAGCTCAGCGCGCGCGCACGAGACCACAAACACCAAGCCGCCGACGTCGCCGCACAG ATTGAGAAAGAGGACGCTGTGGTAAGCGAGCTGCAAGCGCAGGTTGACGCCAAGAAGAAGGATTTGGAGGAGTTTATCGAGAAAAAAATAAGCGAACTCGTCGCCAGGGGGGGCGACTTGGAg AGCTTCGAGGCGAGTCCGGACAGCCCGGCGTCGGAGACGTCGACGGAGTGCCTGATGCACCTGCTGCGGCAGTGCGAGCCTGTCGCCGCCGACGGCATCACGCAGACCGTCGAGAGACAT AAACGCGAGCTGGACGAGCTGTCTCGCGAGCTGTCGGGGCGCGTGGCGGCGGTAGCGGCGCGGCGCGTGAAGCTGGAGCGGCTGCACGCCGACCTCGCGCTGCTAGCGGCGCGGCAGCGAGGCTTGGCACGCGCGCTCGCCGTCTCCG AGTGCGAGAGCGAGGTGCCGTCGTCGGAGGGCATGAAGCGCAGCAAGTCGGAGCTGGTGCTGCGGCGCCGCGaccccgcgccccgccccccgccctcGGACACGCTCTCCGCTGACGAGCGCGACCACTACCGTGCTAAGCGGCTCAG CCTCAGCCTGAGCCTGGAGCCGCTGCCGCTGGCGGGCTCGGAGCTGCAGAGCCCCGACACGTTCCACACGGCATCGTCGTCCCCGCGCCAGCCGCTCTCTCCCGAGGAGGCCCCCACCGAGGCCCCAAGCGAGGGCCCCACCGAGGCCCCGTCGCTACGCGGGGCCCAGTCCGAGTCGTCGCTACCCACGCCCTCCACCACGGAGGCGTCGGCGCTGCCCAGCGACCCCGCCCCTGACTTCCGCCTGGGGCCGGCCGATGATAGCGACGAGCTGTCCAGCACGGAGGATTACAATAGG AATCGCGTGGTGGAAGGCCAATCTTCGTCGTCAGTTGAGCGGTCGCCGGAGGAGCGTCCGCGCGCGCGCTACCGGCGGCGGCTGGAGGCGCGCGGGCGGCGGCCGGCCACGGAGGCCGAGGCGCTGCGGGCAATGCAGCGGCTGTGCACCCGCATCGCCGCACAGAAGACTACCGTCATACAGAGCCTGGAGAACGACTGTTCGAAGGAGGAGCTTAATCGTCAGATTGCG GTCTTGCAAGAGCTTCAAAAGAAGTACGTGCGTCTAGAGATGGCGCTTCAGTACTCGTTGTTCGAGCGCGAGCGCGCGCGCGCCGTGCCGCCCATACAGGAGACGCCGTCGCTCACGCCCAGCGAGACCGACCCCCCGCCTGCTAATGGACACGCAGAACCGCTGCGACTGGG GAACAACCAGAACGAGGTGGAGGCGTCGGACAACATGTCGACGTCAGCAGACGAGCTGCCCACGTGGTCGGACCCGCTGCGCGCCGTGGGCCCGCCCCGTGTCGACACCGCGCACGCACACACGCACGACGATGACGTCACAGAAATACCGCCCACCATATCG AACTATCCAGTCGATGGTCTCTATCATCCAATCAATTTTG CGGATGTAGTATGCGTGCCGGGGTGGGTGACGCGGGGCGCGGGCGCGCGCACGCACCACGAGTACGAGGTGCGCGTGCGCGTCGGCCGCGTGGCGTGGCAGCTGCTGCGCCGATACCGCCGATTCCGAGACCTCTACCTCGGCGCGCGTGCGATATACGGTGACAAG GTGGCGGCGATACCGTTTCCCGGTCGCGCGCTGTGGTCGTCGGAGGCGCTGGCTCGCGCGCGCCGCCCGCAGCTGGAGCAGTTCCTGGTGCGGCTGCTGAGCACGTGCGCCGCCGACGCGCGCTGCCCGCTGCACGCCGACCCGCTCACACGCGACTCACTCGTCGCCTTCTCGCCCTTCTTCCGCAAG GGCGTGTTCGAGAGCGGCAAGTGCGGCACGGGATGA
- the LOC121726636 gene encoding kinesin-like protein Klp98A isoform X2 yields the protein MASVKVAVRVRPFNQREKDMNAKLIVQMDGKKTRLLTVKNSKEQNDGTREKYKDFTFDYSYWSYDHNDPHYASQEQVFSDLGLDVIESAFSGYNACVFAYGQTGSGKTFTMMGSPESQGLIPRICRQLFSRVAAGKEGGASYRTEVSYLEIYNERVKDLLAADAGHSLRVREHPQRGPYVQDLSKHLVSDYDDIQECMQRGNQQRTTASTQMNDVSSRSHAIFTVTFVQASYLPHNNLPSETASKVHLVDLAGSERADATGATGQRLVEGAHINKSLVTLGSVISALAEAAHTDSRNSKSKKVFIPYRDSVLTWLLKDSLGGNSKTIMIAAISPADVNYGETLSTLRYANRAKNIINKPTVNEDPNVKLIRELRQEIDKLRAQIDHNTDPVQMEPAMLATLQRKEAQEKVLTERWTEKWRETQQILHEQKALGLRKSGLGVVLDSDMPHLVGIDDNLLSTGVTLYHLKEGETVIGSAELSPAPDIVIAGAGVLALHSRVTLRDGEATICPAPGAQCWLNTVPLDRPAKLSQGCILLLGRTNMFRYNDPAEAAKLRQEGAHAMNLSRLSLLSWSATDLAASTENLNATLSDLESEIRCDRLSAQRAELERERQQFAAQQEERQRRWRAEREQLRQAQQQLDEERAAMESEYSAACRRLAGDWRALERGWAVRRRALRSRQRELSARARDHKHQAADVAAQSFEASPDSPASETSTECLMHLLRQCEPVAADGITQTVERHKRELDELSRELSGRVAAVAARRVKLERLHADLALLAARQRGLARALAVSECESEVPSSEGMKRSKSELVLRRRDPAPRPPPSDTLSADERDHYRAKRLSLSLSLEPLPLAGSELQSPDTFHTASSSPRQPLSPEEAPTEAPSEGPTEAPSLRGAQSESSLPTPSTTEASALPSDPAPDFRLGPADDSDELSSTEDYNRNRVVEGQSSSSVERSPEERPRARYRRRLEARGRRPATEAEALRAMQRLCTRIAAQKTTVIQSLENDCSKEELNRQIAVLQELQKKYVRLEMALQYSLFERERARAVPPIQETPSLTPSETDPPPANGHAEPLRLGNNQNEVEASDNMSTSADELPTWSDPLRAVGPPRVDTAHAHTHDDDVTEIPPTISNYPVDGLYHPINFADVVCVPGWVTRGAGARTHHEYEVRVRVGRVAWQLLRRYRRFRDLYLGARAIYGDKVAAIPFPGRALWSSEALARARRPQLEQFLVRLLSTCAADARCPLHADPLTRDSLVAFSPFFRKGVFESGKCGTG from the exons GAGTCGCAGGGTCTGATCCCGCGCATCTGCCGTCAGTTGTTCTCGCGCGTGGCGGCGGGCAAGGAGGGCGGCGCCTCCTACCGCACCGAGGTCAGCTACCTCGAGATCTACAACGAGCGGGTCAAGGACCTGCTGGCGGCCGACGCGGGCCACAGCCTGCGAGTCCGCGAGCACCCGCAGCGCGGGCCTTACGTCCAGGACCTGTCCAAACACCTCGTGTCGGACTATGATGATATACAG GAGTGCATGCAACGCGGCAACCAGCAGCGCACCACGGCGTCAACGCAGATGAACGACGTGTCGTCCCGCTCGCACGCCATATTCACCGTCACCTTCGTGCAGGCCTCCTACCTGCCGCACAACAACCTGCCCAGTGAGACCGCCTCTAAGGTCCATCTTGTGGATCTCGCTGGCAG CGAGCGCGCGGACGCGACGGGCGCGACGGGCCAGCGGCTGGTGGAGGGCGCGCACATCAACAAGTCACTGGTTACGCTTGGCTCCGTCATCTCCGCGCTCGCCGAGGCCGCGCACACTGACA GTCGTAACTCAAAGTCGAAGAAGGTGTTTATTCCGTACCGTGACTCCGTGCTGACATGGCTGCTGAAAGACTCGCTCGGTGGCAATTCCAAGACCATCATGATTGCCGCG ATCTCGCCGGCGGACGTGAACTACGGCGAGACGCTGTCGACGCTGCGGTACGCGAACCGCGCCAAGAACATCATCAACAAGCCCACCGTCAACGAGGACCCTAACGTCAAGCTCATCCGCGAGCTGCGGCAGGAGATCGACAAGCTGCGCGCGCAGATCGATCACAATACG GATCCCGTGCAAATGGAGCCGGCGATGCTGGCGACGCTGCAGCGGAAGGAGGCGCAGGAGAAGGTGCTGACGGAGCGGTGGACGGAGAAGTGGCGCGAGACGCAGCAGATCCTGCATGAGCAGAAGGCGCTGGGGCTGCGCAAGAGCGGGCTGGGCGTCGTGCTCGACTCCGACATGCCGCATCTCGTCGGCATCGACGACAACTTGTTGTCTACCGGCGTCACGCTGTATCATCTCAAG GAGGGCGAGACGGTGATCGGCAGCGCGGAGCTGTCCCCGGCGCCGGACATCGTGATAGCGGGCGCGGGCGTGCTGGCGCTGCACAGCCGCGTCACGCTGCGCGACGGCGAGGCCACCATCTGCCCGGCGCCCGGCGCGCAGTGCTGGCTCAACACCGTCCCGCTCGACCGGCCCGCTAAGCTCAGCCAGGGCTGCATCCTGCTGCTGGGCCGCACCAACATGTTCCGCTACAACGACCCCGCCGAGGCCGCCAAGCTGCGGCAGGAGGGTGCGCACGCCATGAACCTGTCGCGCCTGTCCCTGCTGTCTTGGTCCGCCACCGACCTCGCCGCCTCCACTGAGAACCTCAACGCTACGCTCTC AGACCTGGAGAGCGAGATCCGGTGCGACCGTCTGTCGGCGCAGCGCGCGGAGCTGGAGCGCGAGCGGCAGCAGTTCGCGGCGCAGCAGGAGGAGCGGCAGCGGCGTTGGCGGGCCGAGCGCGAGCAGCTGCGGCAGGCCCAGCAGCAGTTGGACGAA GAGCGAGCAGCTATGGAATCGGAGTACAGCGCGGCGTGCCGGCGGCTTGCGGGCGACTGGCGTGCGCTGGAGCGGGGCTGGGCGGTGCGACGCCGCGCGCTGCGGTCCCGACAGCGGGAGCTCAGCGCGCGCGCACGAGACCACAAACACCAAGCCGCCGACGTCGCCGCACAG AGCTTCGAGGCGAGTCCGGACAGCCCGGCGTCGGAGACGTCGACGGAGTGCCTGATGCACCTGCTGCGGCAGTGCGAGCCTGTCGCCGCCGACGGCATCACGCAGACCGTCGAGAGACAT AAACGCGAGCTGGACGAGCTGTCTCGCGAGCTGTCGGGGCGCGTGGCGGCGGTAGCGGCGCGGCGCGTGAAGCTGGAGCGGCTGCACGCCGACCTCGCGCTGCTAGCGGCGCGGCAGCGAGGCTTGGCACGCGCGCTCGCCGTCTCCG AGTGCGAGAGCGAGGTGCCGTCGTCGGAGGGCATGAAGCGCAGCAAGTCGGAGCTGGTGCTGCGGCGCCGCGaccccgcgccccgccccccgccctcGGACACGCTCTCCGCTGACGAGCGCGACCACTACCGTGCTAAGCGGCTCAG CCTCAGCCTGAGCCTGGAGCCGCTGCCGCTGGCGGGCTCGGAGCTGCAGAGCCCCGACACGTTCCACACGGCATCGTCGTCCCCGCGCCAGCCGCTCTCTCCCGAGGAGGCCCCCACCGAGGCCCCAAGCGAGGGCCCCACCGAGGCCCCGTCGCTACGCGGGGCCCAGTCCGAGTCGTCGCTACCCACGCCCTCCACCACGGAGGCGTCGGCGCTGCCCAGCGACCCCGCCCCTGACTTCCGCCTGGGGCCGGCCGATGATAGCGACGAGCTGTCCAGCACGGAGGATTACAATAGG AATCGCGTGGTGGAAGGCCAATCTTCGTCGTCAGTTGAGCGGTCGCCGGAGGAGCGTCCGCGCGCGCGCTACCGGCGGCGGCTGGAGGCGCGCGGGCGGCGGCCGGCCACGGAGGCCGAGGCGCTGCGGGCAATGCAGCGGCTGTGCACCCGCATCGCCGCACAGAAGACTACCGTCATACAGAGCCTGGAGAACGACTGTTCGAAGGAGGAGCTTAATCGTCAGATTGCG GTCTTGCAAGAGCTTCAAAAGAAGTACGTGCGTCTAGAGATGGCGCTTCAGTACTCGTTGTTCGAGCGCGAGCGCGCGCGCGCCGTGCCGCCCATACAGGAGACGCCGTCGCTCACGCCCAGCGAGACCGACCCCCCGCCTGCTAATGGACACGCAGAACCGCTGCGACTGGG GAACAACCAGAACGAGGTGGAGGCGTCGGACAACATGTCGACGTCAGCAGACGAGCTGCCCACGTGGTCGGACCCGCTGCGCGCCGTGGGCCCGCCCCGTGTCGACACCGCGCACGCACACACGCACGACGATGACGTCACAGAAATACCGCCCACCATATCG AACTATCCAGTCGATGGTCTCTATCATCCAATCAATTTTG CGGATGTAGTATGCGTGCCGGGGTGGGTGACGCGGGGCGCGGGCGCGCGCACGCACCACGAGTACGAGGTGCGCGTGCGCGTCGGCCGCGTGGCGTGGCAGCTGCTGCGCCGATACCGCCGATTCCGAGACCTCTACCTCGGCGCGCGTGCGATATACGGTGACAAG GTGGCGGCGATACCGTTTCCCGGTCGCGCGCTGTGGTCGTCGGAGGCGCTGGCTCGCGCGCGCCGCCCGCAGCTGGAGCAGTTCCTGGTGCGGCTGCTGAGCACGTGCGCCGCCGACGCGCGCTGCCCGCTGCACGCCGACCCGCTCACACGCGACTCACTCGTCGCCTTCTCGCCCTTCTTCCGCAAG GGCGTGTTCGAGAGCGGCAAGTGCGGCACGGGATGA